In the genome of Kallotenue papyrolyticum, the window TTTCACCGCGCGCTTCGGCGCGAAAGACGAGGGCGGCCATGCCCTGGAACGGCTCCTGGGCAGTGTGCTGCGCCTGTTGAAGCGCAAACCGTCGCCCTGAGCGTGCTCCTCCTCCCACTTGGCCGGAGCACTGTGGCGCCTGGTTGGCGGCACAAAGGTTGCTCGCCTGTCCGCATCGAGGCTGTGCCATCCGGCGCAGCGGGCAGCGGGGAGGAGGAACATGTCCAACCAGCAATTACCCCACGACGTCAACGTAGAAAAGGATCGCATCAGTCCGCGCGAGTTGGCGGAGGCCGACAAGGCGCGCCTGGAACAACACCAGGCCGAACAGTCCGCGCCGCAGGAGCAGGACTGGGTGCCGCCCGGCAACCCGGATCAGGGCAGCCGCAAGGACTGATGCCGATCCTGGCCGGGCACGCACGCCAATCGGTCGCGCGCCCGGCAGCAGCGCAGATATTGATGAGCGACCTTCAGGAGCAATGATTATGCCTGAGAACCTGCAGGAGGTGCTCGAACGCCTGGCCGCCTATCCGGCGAGTGAGCACCCGTTTTTAAGCGTGTATCTGGACCTGAGCGCTGATGGCAGCGGCCGTCGGCCATCGACCGCGACCATGCGCGCGCTGGAACAGGAGTTTGACCGCATCAGCCAGCGCGTTGCCCCGCATGGCCAGGCGCGCGCAAGCCTGGAGGCCGACCGCGAGCGCATCATGCAGTATGTGAGCCGCGATGTGCCCGACGATGCGCGTGGCGTAGCGATCTTCGCCTGTCAGGCCGCGGGCGTCTGGCACGCCGTGCCGCTGCAAACGCCGGTCGAGACCAGTATCATCGCCGATCGCTTGCCCTCCACCTTCGAGCTGGCGCGCATTCTGGACGACTACGAGCCCTACGCGGTGGTCGTGGCCGATGGTCAGGAGTCGCGCATCTTCCTGATCTCCTCCGAGGAGGCTCAGCGCATCGGTGGAACCGAGGCCGACGAGCCGATCAAGCGCTTCGATGCCGGCGGCTGGGCGCAGATGATCCTGCAGCGCCGCACCGACAACGTGATCAAGGCGCATACCAAAGAGATCGCCGCCGAACTGGAGCGGGTGATCCGGCGCTACGGCGTGCAACACATCATCATCGCCACCAACGATGCGGTCAAAGGCATGATCAATGAGAGCCTGACGCCGCCGATCCGCGAGCGCCTGGTCGATCTGATCAACCTGGATCCCCACAGCACGATCGACGAGATGCTGGCGGCGGTTGCGCCCAAGATGCGCGAGGTCGAGCGTCAGCAGGAAGCCGACGATGTCGAGACGCTGGAAGCCCAGGTCAACACCAAAGGCGGGCTGGGCGTCGTTGGCGTGCGCGATACGGCGCTGGCGCTCTCCAAGGGCCAGGTGCGCCACCTGATCATGCTGCAGGATTTCAACGCGCTGGGTAGCCACAATCCTGCCACCGGCTTTCTCTACGAGGGCTACCAGTCGCGCGATCCCTATGACGGCAGCGAGTTGCAGCAGGTCAATCTACGCGAAGCCTTCACGGCGCGCGCCGCCCAGCAGGGCGCGACGATCCAGATCGTCGAGCATCACGACTACCTGGCCCAGCACGGCGGTGTCGGCGCGCTGCTGTGGTACAACGACAGCGTCCAGCAGCCGCAGCAGCTCGAGCAGCCTGGTGAGCGCGCGCGTCAGGCCTGAGCCTGGGCCAGAGGGTCGCGCCACCACTGCGATCCTCTGGCATCCATCTTGCTTCGTAGCGCGAGCCTGAGTCGATGGCCGCCAAGACGAGAAGGAGGGCATCAATGACGATGTCGAACCAGGGCATGAGCGGCACGAGCGGTCGCTTTCCACTCGATAATCTCACCTACGACCTGATCACCATTATCTACGAGAAGTCGAAGGGCCTGGAAGCCTACGACAAGTACCTGCGCGATGCACAGGGCAACCAGGAGATCAGCCGTTTGCTGCAGCAGATCCGCCAGCAGGACGAGCAACACATCGAGCAACTGCGCCAGCATCTCGGACACATGCTCGCCACGCAGGGCGGGATGCAGAGCCGCGAGGTCGGCGGCACCATGGGCGGCACGTCCGGCACTATGGGCAGCACGTCCGGCACCACCATGGGAGAGATGGGCACGCGCGAAGGGATGGAACGCTCCTGATGGGCGGCCACACAGCGCCATCGACTCACCAAGGGCAGGTCTGAGCGCCTGCCTTTGTCGTCTGCGCAGGAGCGTAACCACGGCCGCTGGCGGCGCGTTGATCACCATAAGCGGTGCTCCCGCTGCTGGACGCCAGGCGGCTTGCTGGCAGGAGGGACAGCCATGCCAGGCAGACAGGCGGATGCGGGTGGATCGTGGGTTGAGGTGGTGGGGCGTATCCTGCTGCTGATTGGTGTTGTGGGACAACTGCTGTTGGGTTTTGTGAGTGTGGGACTGTTGCTGTACGCCTGGCTGCCACCCGGATTTACGCTGCAGCAGGTGGTGTTGCTTGGCCTGCTGGGCCTGGGCCTGTTGCTGATCCCTTTTGTCCGGCTCGGCTACCGCCTGGTGCGTGCGCTGCTGGAGAGCTACTAACCTGGCAGTGCGGAGCTGGCCGCCGACAGCACCACCGGCCACGCGCGGGGTTGTGCGTGGCCGGTGGTGTGGTGCGGGGCGGGAGGCCTCACTTCTGCGGATCGCCGTCGCCGGCCTGGAAGAGCCCGAGTGCGCCACGGCCGACGAAGTTGAAGGCGTGGGTCACGATCGGATAGAGTCCGTCCTCGGCCAGGTGGAACTCGACGATGGCGCCCTGCGCCGGTGCCAGGTCAACCGCCTGCGAGCCCCACCGGCCCGGATTGTCGCGCGTCAGGACGACGCCCTCTTTGATGACGGTGTCGAAGACCGTGCCGACGATATGGAAGGCGCTGTCCACACTAGGACCGGCATTGAGGACGAAGACGCGCACAGTTTCGCCGGTGGGCACCTGGATCGGGTGGTCCTTGTACTGGTTGGCGACACCGTTGAAGACTACGAAGTCGGGCGCAGGCGCGGCAGCCGCCGCCTTGGTCAGATCGGTGACCTCGCCCTGCGGGCCCAGGTACCACTCGCTCTGCACCAGCGCGTATTCATGATCGACGGGCGGTAGCCCCTCCTTGGGCTCGACGATCACCATGCCGTACATGCCGTTGGCGATGTGGTGCAGCGTTGGGGCGGTACCGCAGTGGTACATAAACACGCCCGCGTACTCCGCCTTCCACTCGTAGATCAGCTCCTCACCCGGATTGATCGAGCGCATTTCATCGTTCCAGGCAACCATGCTCGAGTGGAAGTCGATCGAGTGCGGCATCTGGTTGCTCGCCGGATTCTTGAGGTGGATGCGCACTGTATCGCCCACTTTGACACGAATCACCGGACCGGGCACGCTGGGACCAAAGGTCCAGACCTTTTGCACGTAGCCCTCGGCGACGGTCATCAGCTTCTCTTCCATCACCAGCTCGATATCGTGGACCTCGCCTGCGAGGCGCGCCGGCGCGCGGGGATCGCGGAGCTCATACGCCGGCGCGTTGGGATCGGCCGCGACACCGGTTTCAGGCGCGGGGCCGCCGTGATCGTCGGCCTGGGCGGTGGCGGCGCTGCTCTGCCCCTTGACCTTGATCGTGCCGCGCATACCGGCCTGGGCATGGCCGGGCACCGAGCAGATGAACGTGAGCCCTTCAGCCGGAATGGTCACCGTGCCACTGGCGGTCTGACCGCCCTGTGCCTCGATCTTGGTGCCATCGGGGAAGGCAATATCGTGCAGAATCATGCCGTCGTTGATCAGTTTGATCTCGTACGTGCCGGGCTGATCGACTGTCAATTCCGCCGGTTTGAAGCCCATTTCAAAGGCATGGATTTCGAGCGTCCCCAGGACGGGCCCGGCGTTGGTCGCCGGCGCTTGCTGCGGCGCGCTCACCGGACTGGCCTGCGGCTGCAGAGCTGCCGCCTGAACGCGCGAGGTATCCGTGCGTTCGACCTGGCGTCGGTTCGGATCGATGGTGACGCAGCCACTCAGCAGGGCGATGAGTGTAAGCAAGGCTATGAGTGGCAGCAGCCGTTTTGACGTCCTTGTGTTCATAAAAGTTCCTTTCGCTGCAATTATCCGGAACCATGGCTCTGATCTGTGCAAGAAAGATAACAGCCTGTTCGTATGGCTCCTGTGATATATGTCACATCGTTGGTGAATGTTTCGCAACATTTGTGAATAAAACCTTAACGATGGTGATTTGTCTTTTGCGACAACAAACGACTCAATCCGTGCCCGACGGATTGAGTCGTTCGCTCTGCGCTCGGCGTAGAGCGCTGTGCCGGACGTGGGCAGCTCAGCAGGGTCGCTCGGGCGAGGGGGTGACGAAGCGAATCACGAAGGGGCGACCGATCGCGCCGGTGGGACAATACGTCTCACACACGTCGCAGAAGGTACAGGCCTCCGGCCGGGTGATGATCGCGCGACCGCCGAGCACCTCCACGGCGCGGGTAGGACAGCGCTGGGCGCACTGGCCACAGCCGGTACATCGTTCTTCGTAAATGTGTGGTAGGGGCTGAGTGGTTGTTACAACGCTCATGCTCTGCTCCTGAAGCCCTGGTGGGTTCCAAGGTGATCGTAGCGTCAAGTGGGAGCACCGGCAGTGAGAAAGGTTACAAGCACGTCGCGATTAGCGTTGCATTGGCTTCCGGACTACAATAGTGGTACGCCATGACCAGAGAGGACCGTATCAACTTGTTGCGTCGCGTGAGTTTTTGCGCGCATTTGGATCAGGCGGCGCTCGCCGCGCTGGCTGCCAGTGCCGTGCCGTTGCATCGCCCGGCGGGCGTGATCATCCAGCTTGAGGGCGATCCCGCCGAGACGATGTATGTGGTGGTGCGCGGCCATGTCAAGATCACGCGCACTGCGCCGAGCGGACGCGAGCAGGTGGTGCACATTGCCGGACCCGGGGATCATTTCAATACCGTGCCGATGTTCGATGATGGTCCCTGCCCGGCCAACGCCGAAGCGATGAGCGAGGTGGACTTACTGGCCTGGTCGCGCAGCGATCTGCGCCGCCTGATCGAAGCGCATCCTCAGCTGGCCCTAGCGCTGTTGGATGAATTCGGTCGTCGCTTGCGTCATCTCGTCGATTTGGTGGATAGCCTGGCGTTACACACCGTCCAGGGCCGGCTGGCGCAGCTCTTGTTACAGCGCGCGACGGCCTTGGAGCAGGGGCAGGCCGTCGCACCGCTGACGCAGGCCGAGATGGCAGCGCAGATCGGCACCGTGCGCGAGATGGTCGCACGCACGCTCAAGAGCTTCGAGGCGCAGGGTCTGATCCGCCTGGAACGCGGCGCGATTACCATTCTGGATCGTGCCGGGCTGGCAGCTCAGGCCGAGCAGTGAGCCCGCGCGCTGCCTGGCCGCCGGTCAGCCGCGGCGGCGCAACAGATCGGCGATCAGGGCAGCGAACAGCAGCGCGGCCAGACCTTGCAGTGCGCCGCCGATCAGCCGCAACGCCGTGCCTGGCGCTCCCGCGCCGGCGACGTTGAGCCAGCCAAGTGTTGCCAGCGCCACGCCCCCGATCGCCAACCAGCTTTGCGCCTCGGCAGCGCGCGGCCAACGCACCGGACGCCCGGCGAAGCGCGGCAGCATATGCCAGCCCATCCCGTAGATCAGCAGCGTGGCCCAGCCCCACAGCAAGAGTTCGGCGTGCAGTGGCCGTAACTGCGCGCCCAGCCCGCGGTTGAGCGCGAAGCTTGCGCCCAGCCCGATGCCGAGCGCTAGGCAGGCAAAAGCCGCTTTGATGCAACGCAAACTGAGCGGACTCATACCGCGGGCTCCTGCTGTCGGCTGCGCGGTGCAGAGCGCAGTGGCACCAGCGTCGGCCAGATGTTCCAGGCGAAGAGCGCCAGGGCCAGCGTCATCAGCAGTGCACCGGCGGCGAAGACGAATGCCCAGCCCAACCCGAGTGCTGGCACCATCAGCAGCAGCGCCAGCGTATGGCTATGCAGCTGCGCGCGTGACCATGCGCTGCCCCGGACCGGACGACCGCTATAGCGCGGCAGGACATGCTGCCCCACGCCGACGACCATTAGCATCAACCAGCCCAGGGTAGCGAGATGCTCGGCGGCCAGCAGCCAGGTCGGACCCAGCCGGTCCGCCAGGGTGAGCAGCAGCAGCAACAGCGAGAGCGGCAGGCACATCCCGGCGTGGCGCGTCGCCTGCGTTGCAATGCGGTCGATCGTACGTTGATCGGCGACCACGGGCGGCGGTGGCGTGCGGCGCCGGGTACCGCGGCGAAAGAGCTGCACGGTTGTGGCGCTGAAGAGCAGGCTGGCGCCGAGTTGCAGGCCGATGCCACCGAGGGTCATGTGCGCGTGGTTCAGCAGCAGGCCGAGCGTGGCTAGCGCGATCCCGCTGCTGAAGCTCAGCCAGTGGGCGGCCAGCAGCCAGGGCGTGGGATAGTCCCGCCCTGAGAAGACCGGCAGCATGTGGTAGTTGACCGTCAGGATCATGCCACTGATCCAGCCGTAGATCGCCAGGTGCACCAGCGCCGGCCAGGCGCGCATCCAGCCGGCCAGCGCCAGATTATGCAACACCGCTGCGGCAAGCAGGGCCAGCAGGGTGGTGACCAGAAATGCGCGTGTGACGCGGCTCATCGCGCTTCAGGTGTGATGCGTTCGTTGAGGGCGGCCAGGAGCGTGGGCAGATCGCGGTTGTGATGCGCTGCGGCCACTGCCAGCGACAACGCGCCGCCACAACAGGTGTCCATGCCGAAGATCTGGAAGACCTCCAGGGTCTGCGGATAGCGCGCCACGATCTCGTTCAGGGTCATCTGGTCGTCGATGACGTGTTCGATGGTCTGCGTTGACATACCCGTACCTCCGTTGCGCATAGCGCATGACTCATGCTTCGACCCGATCGCTGGTTGCCCGCGTAGCTTGAAGCGCGGGGCCCGCCAACGTCGGCGCCGGCAGCGCCCTGAGACGTGGCCAGGCGTGCCAGCCGAAGGCGGCCATGGCGCCGACCTGCAGCAGCGCCGCGGCGCCAACCAGAACCGCGCTCCAGACGTTGGGAAGCAGTGCGCGCAGACTCAGCGCCAGCGCCGCGAGCAGCGTGCCGGCGTTCAAGGCGGCGAAGCTGAACCAGGCCGCGCTCGGTCGGCCG includes:
- a CDS encoding Crp/Fnr family transcriptional regulator produces the protein MTREDRINLLRRVSFCAHLDQAALAALAASAVPLHRPAGVIIQLEGDPAETMYVVVRGHVKITRTAPSGREQVVHIAGPGDHFNTVPMFDDGPCPANAEAMSEVDLLAWSRSDLRRLIEAHPQLALALLDEFGRRLRHLVDLVDSLALHTVQGRLAQLLLQRATALEQGQAVAPLTQAEMAAQIGTVREMVARTLKSFEAQGLIRLERGAITILDRAGLAAQAEQ
- a CDS encoding multicopper oxidase domain-containing protein, giving the protein MNTRTSKRLLPLIALLTLIALLSGCVTIDPNRRQVERTDTSRVQAAALQPQASPVSAPQQAPATNAGPVLGTLEIHAFEMGFKPAELTVDQPGTYEIKLINDGMILHDIAFPDGTKIEAQGGQTASGTVTIPAEGLTFICSVPGHAQAGMRGTIKVKGQSSAATAQADDHGGPAPETGVAADPNAPAYELRDPRAPARLAGEVHDIELVMEEKLMTVAEGYVQKVWTFGPSVPGPVIRVKVGDTVRIHLKNPASNQMPHSIDFHSSMVAWNDEMRSINPGEELIYEWKAEYAGVFMYHCGTAPTLHHIANGMYGMVIVEPKEGLPPVDHEYALVQSEWYLGPQGEVTDLTKAAAAAPAPDFVVFNGVANQYKDHPIQVPTGETVRVFVLNAGPSVDSAFHIVGTVFDTVIKEGVVLTRDNPGRWGSQAVDLAPAQGAIVEFHLAEDGLYPIVTHAFNFVGRGALGLFQAGDGDPQK
- a CDS encoding DUF542 domain-containing protein, which codes for MSTQTIEHVIDDQMTLNEIVARYPQTLEVFQIFGMDTCCGGALSLAVAAAHHNRDLPTLLAALNERITPEAR
- a CDS encoding ATP-binding protein, encoding MSVVTTTQPLPHIYEERCTGCGQCAQRCPTRAVEVLGGRAIITRPEACTFCDVCETYCPTGAIGRPFVIRFVTPSPERPC
- a CDS encoding cbb3-type cytochrome c oxidase subunit I encodes the protein MSPLSLRCIKAAFACLALGIGLGASFALNRGLGAQLRPLHAELLLWGWATLLIYGMGWHMLPRFAGRPVRWPRAAEAQSWLAIGGVALATLGWLNVAGAGAPGTALRLIGGALQGLAALLFAALIADLLRRRG